The window AAACTTGTACTAAAACTTCTTTACATAAACCTGCGGCAACTAAATTTTTAGCAATATGTCTTGTTGCGTAAGCGCCTGATCTATCAACTTTTGAAGGGTCTTTTCCAGAGAAAGCTCCACCACCGTGTGCACCTTTTCCTCCATAAGTATCAACAATAATTTTACGTCCTGTTAAACCAGTATCTCCGTGAGGACCACCAATTACAAAAACACCAGTTGGATTAATATGATAGGTAATATTGTCTGTAAATAACGTTTGAATATGTGCTGGTAACTTTGCAACAACTCTAGGAATTAAAATTTCAACAATATCCTTTTTAATTTTTGCTAACATAACATCGTCAGATGAATCAAAATCATCATGTTGTGTAGAAATTACAATTGCATCAATTCTTTGCGGAACATTATCGTCAGAATACTCAATAGTTACTTGAGATTTTGCATCTGGACGTAAATACGTAATATCGTTATTCTCTCTTCTAAGTTCAGCAAGCTCAATTAATAATCTGTGCGATAATTCTAATGCCAAAGGCATGTAGTTTTCAGTTTCAGCAGTTGCATAACCAAACATCATTCCTTGGTCTCCAGCTCCTTGTTCTTCTGGGTTTGCTCTGTCAACTCCTTGGTTAATATCTGGAGATTGTTCGTGTATTGCAGAGAAAACTCCACAAGAATTTCCGTCGAACATATATTCGCTTTTTGTGTAACCAATTTTATTGATTACATCTCTAGCAATTTGCTGAACGTCTAAGTAGGTTTTAGACTTAACTTCACCAGCCAAAACAACTTGACCAGTTGTTACTAATGTTTCACAAGCAACTTTTGAAGTTGCATCAAAAGCTAAAAAATTATCGATTAGTGCATCACTAATTTGATCTGCAACTTTATCTGGGTGACCTTCAGAAACACTTTCTGAGGTAAATAAATATGACATAATAAATCTTCTTTAATATTTTTATTTGAGAAATAAATTTGGATTGCTTGGTCGCTTAAAGAAGTAGAAAATTACTGCTTTAGCATTTTTTTATTGAGGTTGCAATCAGTTCAAATTTTTCCTCCAATTCTGAGGCAAAGGTAAGTCAATAATCTAAAATATTTTAAATTTTCACAAATAATTATGAATGTCAAAAAAAAAGGTGCAGTAATCTGCTTATTTGTTAAATGTTTTAAAATAAATACTTTTTTACTTGGATATTAAATTTTTCTGAACATATATTTGCATTCACAAAGTTCAATAACTTATTGAAATGTTATCAAGAAAGGTGGAGGGATTAGACCCTGTGAAACCTTAGCAACCCTTTTCGTGAGGAAATGAAGGTGCTAAATTCTACTTAATTTCAGATTCATTTATCAGAAATTGGATAGATAACCCAAAAACAAATACACTTCCGTGTATCTGTATAATTCTTTATAACATTTTTCTAGTAAGCTACATCTAAAATAGATGTGTTTTGACTTTTGGTTTAATCTCAAATTGGTTCAAAATATTTTATATTTTGTTTCTTTTGAAAATGTCATTCCTGTAAAAACAGGAATCTAAATTAACTCAAAAAATAGAAAAATGAGTACTCAAAAATTAGCAACTAACGCGTTGCACGCAGGACATGATGTAACTACAAACGGAAGTGCAAGAGCAGTTCCAATTTACCAAACATCATCGTATGTTTTTAATGATGCAGATCATGCTGCAAATCTTTTTTCATTAAAAGAATTAGGGTTTATTTATACACGTTTAAATAATCCTACAAATCAAATTTTACAAGATCGTTTAGCTGCGGTTGAAGGTGGTATTGGAGCCGTTGTTTTTGCTTCTGGAACTGCTGCAATTTCTACAGGATTGTTAACGCTTTTAAAATCGGGAGATCACATTG of the Tenacibaculum todarodis genome contains:
- the metK gene encoding methionine adenosyltransferase; the encoded protein is MSYLFTSESVSEGHPDKVADQISDALIDNFLAFDATSKVACETLVTTGQVVLAGEVKSKTYLDVQQIARDVINKIGYTKSEYMFDGNSCGVFSAIHEQSPDINQGVDRANPEEQGAGDQGMMFGYATAETENYMPLALELSHRLLIELAELRRENNDITYLRPDAKSQVTIEYSDDNVPQRIDAIVISTQHDDFDSSDDVMLAKIKKDIVEILIPRVVAKLPAHIQTLFTDNITYHINPTGVFVIGGPHGDTGLTGRKIIVDTYGGKGAHGGGAFSGKDPSKVDRSGAYATRHIAKNLVAAGLCKEVLVQVSYAIGVAKPTSINVETYGTATIDKTDGEISKIVETIFDMRPYFIEKRLKLRTPIYSETAAYGHMGRTPEVKTVTFSNPMGETVSQEVETFTWEKLDYVPQVKQAFSL